The Pseudofrankia inefficax genome window below encodes:
- a CDS encoding DUF3488 and transglutaminase-like domain-containing protein: MLPAGRRAVTTDAGTAVSAPTLRSSRPPSLPGSQLAEAMAPALPESEPAPLARAAGTWRMTAVQLVLVVLLAVPALVAVGGLFDGLAYLPPLAGAVLVAAPLGTVAAYRSTDLGLVGVVGLVGGLTYGAAATAGAVLRDLGAGWPHLLSVALPAQPSALLLTPPAALLWVGTYCAAVLVVRGRPPLAPVAPPLGALVAVLVLVGGAGGGSSRARLLATGGFVAAALALAAVRASLPADSAGRTPGGDRVVARGAGALSVGLPVVALIAAVGTLAATLVPVGGTRYDPREHWHPPVDDVAVLSPLVQVRSQLSTTPPRTLFTVRIAAGAGRLPVDRIRVAALGGFDGAAWQDDGQFVRVERALPAPADQVSVTVAQTAVRADVTVAGLDGVLLPSLGRPTALRVRARPGAGTAYQPASETLATRGAVPDGYRYELDSDVAVPTEARLAAATPATGPAAAPSLGLPPGLPPALVSLAAAVTASATSPYAKLVALQDYLRDGSRFPYDLAATPGHSYGALTRFLTGKGAGDQRGYSEQHAAAFAVLARALGFATRVSVGYLLDRGRMSADGTFTVTTQQAHAWPEVLLTGLGWVPFEPTDDSQLTKVLPPPAETSPDALTGVSAGRRDATSAQVVPPLRVPPIGATTDGARPRVSDLLWLWVLLSVAALVVALPLLVVAEKARRRRRRRRGDPGARVIGAWGEARDRLAEHGVSRAGTLTQQEVVALVAGRPTIAGAAAPLRRLAALTDRAMFAPVGDGNEPDLAWGLVGDLRRELHAGRGRGWALVRAADLRPLLPAPSARSR; the protein is encoded by the coding sequence ATGCTGCCCGCCGGCCGCCGCGCGGTGACCACCGACGCTGGCACCGCGGTGAGCGCGCCGACATTGCGCAGCTCGCGGCCGCCCTCGCTGCCAGGTTCACAACTGGCCGAGGCCATGGCGCCGGCCCTCCCCGAGTCCGAACCGGCGCCGCTGGCACGCGCGGCCGGGACCTGGCGGATGACGGCCGTGCAGCTGGTTCTGGTCGTGCTGCTGGCCGTCCCGGCGCTGGTCGCCGTCGGCGGCCTCTTCGACGGGCTGGCGTACCTGCCGCCGCTGGCCGGCGCCGTGCTGGTCGCGGCGCCGCTGGGCACCGTCGCGGCGTACCGGTCAACTGACCTGGGCCTGGTCGGCGTCGTCGGCCTGGTCGGCGGCCTGACCTACGGGGCCGCGGCGACGGCCGGCGCGGTGCTGCGCGACCTCGGCGCGGGCTGGCCGCACCTGCTGAGCGTCGCTCTGCCGGCCCAGCCGTCGGCGCTGCTGCTCACCCCGCCGGCCGCGTTGCTGTGGGTGGGCACGTACTGCGCGGCCGTCCTGGTGGTGCGAGGACGGCCGCCGCTCGCGCCGGTCGCCCCGCCGTTGGGGGCGCTGGTCGCGGTGCTGGTGCTGGTCGGCGGCGCGGGAGGGGGCTCCTCGCGCGCTCGACTGCTGGCGACCGGCGGGTTCGTGGCGGCCGCGCTGGCGCTCGCCGCGGTGCGCGCGAGCCTGCCGGCGGACTCCGCCGGCCGGACGCCGGGCGGTGACCGGGTCGTCGCGCGCGGCGCTGGAGCGTTGTCAGTCGGGCTGCCCGTCGTCGCCCTGATCGCCGCGGTCGGCACCCTCGCCGCGACCCTCGTACCGGTTGGCGGTACCCGCTACGACCCGCGCGAGCACTGGCACCCTCCGGTCGACGACGTCGCCGTGCTCAGCCCCCTTGTCCAGGTGCGCAGCCAGCTCTCGACCACACCGCCGCGGACGCTGTTCACCGTCCGGATCGCCGCCGGCGCGGGTCGCCTGCCGGTGGACCGGATCCGCGTCGCGGCGCTCGGTGGTTTCGACGGCGCAGCCTGGCAGGACGACGGCCAGTTCGTCCGCGTCGAGCGGGCGCTGCCGGCGCCCGCCGACCAGGTGTCCGTCACGGTCGCCCAGACCGCGGTCCGCGCCGACGTGACGGTCGCCGGCCTGGACGGTGTCCTGCTGCCGTCGCTCGGCCGGCCCACCGCCCTGCGTGTGCGGGCGCGGCCCGGCGCGGGCACGGCGTACCAGCCGGCGTCCGAGACCCTCGCGACGCGGGGAGCCGTTCCGGACGGCTACCGCTACGAGCTGGACAGCGACGTCGCGGTCCCGACCGAGGCGCGGCTGGCCGCGGCGACCCCGGCGACCGGTCCAGCCGCCGCACCCTCGCTGGGCCTGCCGCCCGGCCTGCCGCCCGCGCTGGTCAGCCTGGCCGCCGCGGTGACCGCGTCAGCGACCAGTCCCTACGCCAAGCTCGTCGCGCTCCAGGACTACCTGCGTGACGGGAGCCGGTTCCCGTACGACCTGGCGGCCACTCCTGGCCACTCGTACGGCGCGCTGACCCGTTTCCTGACCGGCAAGGGCGCCGGAGACCAGCGTGGCTACTCGGAGCAGCACGCTGCCGCGTTCGCCGTGCTCGCCAGAGCGCTCGGCTTCGCCACGCGGGTGAGCGTGGGCTACCTGCTCGACCGGGGCCGGATGTCCGCGGACGGCACGTTCACCGTGACGACCCAGCAGGCACACGCCTGGCCAGAGGTGTTGCTGACCGGCCTCGGCTGGGTGCCGTTCGAGCCAACCGACGACAGCCAGCTGACCAAGGTGCTGCCCCCACCGGCCGAGACGTCCCCGGACGCGCTCACCGGCGTGTCCGCCGGCCGCCGGGACGCGACGAGCGCCCAGGTGGTGCCTCCGCTGCGGGTTCCGCCGATCGGGGCCACGACGGACGGCGCCCGGCCACGCGTGTCGGACCTTCTGTGGCTGTGGGTCCTGCTGTCGGTGGCCGCGCTGGTCGTCGCCCTGCCGCTGTTGGTCGTAGCCGAAAAGGCCCGGCGACGCCGCCGTCGCCGGCGGGGCGACCCGGGTGCCAGGGTCATCGGCGCCTGGGGGGAGGCCCGCGATCGTCTCGCCGAGCACGGGGTGTCACGGGCGGGCACGCTGACCCAGCAGGAGGTCGTGGCGCTCGTCGCCGGCCGGCCCACGATCGCGGGGGCCGCGGCGCCGCTACGCCGGCTGGCGGCGCTCACCGACCGGGCGATGTTCGCGCCGGTCGGCGACGGGAACGAGCCGGACCTGGCCTGGGGCCTGGTCGGTGACCTGCGCCGGGAGCTGCACGCGGGCCGCGGCCGCGGGTGGGCGCTGGTGCGTGCGGCCGACCTTCGCCCGCTGCTGCCCGCACCGTCGGCCCGGAGCCGATGA
- a CDS encoding Type 1 glutamine amidotransferase-like domain-containing protein, with protein MDVTLVGGGRDTAAAPTLFGPFVAAAGPGAVIACVLVDEGSDRPAPPWTRAYRRARRLDPFDRWSRLLSAAGPCRTVPIQIPSGGRLDVGALDGATGLFVAGGLTPDYATALASVRADVLAWLSRTGAPYAGYSAGAAVAAERAVIGGWRSGGVPICDEDAGESLDEVTVTDGLGLVPALVDIHCAQWGTLPRLLAAARAEAAAGRPAEGWGIDEDTAIHLTDDAVTVLGRGQVHRLLPGPDEITVEQFASTERLPDPRASQPQPEPAD; from the coding sequence GTGGACGTCACGCTGGTCGGCGGTGGCCGGGACACAGCCGCCGCGCCGACGCTTTTCGGCCCCTTCGTCGCGGCGGCCGGGCCCGGCGCCGTGATCGCCTGCGTGCTCGTCGACGAGGGCTCCGACCGGCCGGCGCCGCCGTGGACCCGCGCCTACCGCCGCGCCCGCCGGCTGGACCCGTTCGACCGCTGGTCGCGGCTGCTCTCGGCCGCCGGACCGTGCCGGACCGTGCCGATACAGATCCCGTCCGGCGGCCGGCTCGACGTCGGGGCACTCGACGGCGCGACCGGGCTGTTCGTCGCCGGTGGTCTCACCCCCGACTACGCGACGGCCCTCGCGTCCGTCCGCGCGGACGTGCTCGCCTGGCTCAGCCGTACCGGAGCCCCGTACGCGGGCTACTCGGCCGGCGCCGCCGTCGCGGCCGAGCGTGCCGTCATCGGTGGCTGGCGTTCAGGCGGCGTGCCGATCTGCGACGAGGACGCCGGGGAGAGCCTGGACGAGGTCACCGTCACGGACGGCCTCGGCCTGGTGCCCGCCCTCGTCGACATCCACTGCGCCCAGTGGGGAACTCTCCCCCGCCTGCTCGCCGCGGCCCGGGCCGAGGCCGCCGCCGGGCGCCCCGCCGAGGGCTGGGGCATCGACGAGGACACCGCCATCCACCTGACCGACGACGCGGTGACAGTCCTCGGCCGCGGCCAGGTCCACCGCCTGCTCCCCGGCCCAGACGAGATCACCGTCGAACAGTTCGCCTCGACCGAGCGCCTCCCCGATCCGCGCGCCTCGCAACCCCAGCCCGAGCCAGCCGACTGA
- a CDS encoding sensor histidine kinase, translated as MGGAVFAVLNRHSQLTPTGDPTGSGYLWAHILGAVAFAVAGWLLATRRPTVLFGWIALAAALGHAAAAAGLGWAVFSVDHARHLGGTAIGLWAGSWGPTIEPLALVVTWACFPYGRLPSGRVTWVALAAAGLTAAAAVHGLLGPVTVPGSSAVFAGLRNPLAGDLLPGWDDGPLFAGGFILGSITMIVRWLRADGELRRVLRWLAVVNAAVILVVPLVLLLPAATVIGPLTTVFELLVVVAVVLSNQIYGIDLVLNRALVYTLLTLFVAGVYAGCVALISLLGVAVGDPWTVLAAVGAAFSLAPARQQVQRGVNRFLYGERDQPYTVVTRVAARLEAAGDVEQLLPSLLDAVTEALRLPAAAVDMRADDGTTRRITHGEPPPDTSVRFPLVHQGRDIGALVVGLRSGQHGLDPREARLLTDLARQVAVAASNVILTEALLRSRERIVSAAEEERRRLRRDLHDGLGPVLTGAANKIDAARNLTRKDPSRTITLLDHVRQDLSAALTDLRRLVYALRPPVLDELGLLGALREHLRHAPLPVTLSASEPFPALPAAVEIAAYRIVTEAVTNVTRHAQASACQVTITFVDHLTIEIADDGASARTWAPGVGLASMRERATALGGTWAAGPSPGGGRVRVELPLTLAGSAAPAGALAGSAS; from the coding sequence GTGGGCGGAGCCGTCTTCGCCGTGCTGAACCGCCATTCCCAGCTGACGCCGACGGGCGATCCCACGGGGAGTGGCTATCTGTGGGCCCACATCCTCGGCGCGGTGGCCTTCGCGGTGGCCGGGTGGCTCCTGGCCACCCGGCGCCCCACAGTTCTCTTCGGCTGGATCGCGTTGGCCGCGGCCCTCGGTCATGCCGCCGCGGCAGCCGGGCTCGGGTGGGCGGTGTTCTCCGTCGACCACGCACGCCACCTGGGCGGGACCGCGATCGGCCTGTGGGCCGGTTCCTGGGGGCCCACGATCGAGCCGTTGGCGCTCGTGGTGACCTGGGCGTGCTTCCCCTACGGACGGCTGCCATCCGGGCGGGTCACCTGGGTGGCGCTGGCCGCCGCCGGCCTGACCGCCGCGGCGGCCGTCCACGGGCTGCTGGGCCCGGTGACCGTGCCGGGCTCGTCGGCCGTGTTCGCCGGCCTGCGCAATCCGCTCGCCGGAGACCTCCTGCCCGGCTGGGACGACGGGCCGCTGTTCGCGGGCGGCTTCATCCTCGGATCGATCACCATGATCGTCCGGTGGCTGCGCGCGGACGGGGAACTACGCCGGGTGCTGCGCTGGCTCGCGGTCGTGAACGCGGCCGTGATCCTGGTGGTGCCGCTGGTCCTGCTGCTGCCAGCGGCCACGGTCATCGGCCCGTTGACCACCGTCTTCGAGCTGCTGGTGGTGGTCGCGGTGGTGCTGTCGAACCAGATCTACGGGATCGACCTCGTGCTGAACCGAGCCCTCGTCTACACCCTGCTCACCCTGTTCGTCGCCGGTGTGTACGCGGGCTGCGTCGCGCTGATCTCGCTGCTGGGGGTGGCGGTCGGCGATCCGTGGACGGTGCTCGCCGCCGTCGGCGCCGCGTTCAGCCTGGCTCCGGCCCGCCAGCAGGTCCAGCGCGGCGTGAACCGGTTCCTCTATGGAGAGCGGGACCAGCCATACACCGTGGTGACCCGGGTGGCGGCCAGGCTGGAGGCGGCCGGCGACGTGGAGCAGCTGCTGCCGAGCCTCCTGGACGCCGTCACCGAGGCGCTGCGGCTGCCGGCCGCGGCCGTGGACATGCGAGCGGACGACGGCACGACGCGGCGGATCACCCACGGCGAGCCGCCACCGGACACCTCGGTCCGGTTCCCGCTCGTCCACCAGGGCCGGGACATCGGCGCGCTGGTCGTGGGGCTGCGTTCGGGCCAGCACGGCCTGGACCCGCGGGAGGCGAGGCTGCTGACCGACCTGGCCCGGCAGGTCGCCGTGGCCGCGAGCAACGTGATCCTGACCGAGGCGCTGCTGCGGTCCCGGGAACGCATCGTCAGCGCGGCCGAGGAGGAGCGCCGCCGCCTGCGGCGCGATCTCCACGACGGGCTCGGCCCGGTGCTCACCGGCGCGGCCAACAAGATCGACGCGGCCCGCAACCTGACCCGGAAGGACCCGTCCCGCACGATCACGCTTCTCGACCACGTCCGCCAGGACCTGTCCGCGGCGCTCACCGACCTGCGCCGCCTGGTCTACGCGCTGCGCCCGCCGGTCCTCGACGAGCTCGGCCTGCTGGGCGCTCTTCGCGAGCACCTTCGGCACGCCCCACTCCCCGTGACGCTGTCCGCGTCCGAGCCGTTCCCCGCCCTCCCCGCCGCCGTCGAGATCGCCGCCTACCGCATCGTGACCGAGGCGGTCACGAACGTCACCCGGCACGCCCAGGCGTCGGCCTGCCAGGTCACCATCACCTTCGTCGACCACCTGACGATCGAGATCGCCGACGACGGGGCGAGCGCCAGGACGTGGGCACCCGGCGTCGGGCTGGCGTCGATGCGCGAACGCGCGACGGCACTCGGCGGGACCTGGGCCGCCGGCCCGTCGCCCGGCGGCGGGCGGGTCCGCGTCGAGCTGCCGCTCACGCTGGCCGGAAGTGCCGCCCCCGCAGGCGCCCTGGCCGGGAGCGCCTCATGA
- a CDS encoding lactate 2-monooxygenase encodes MGLPQPFGDFQLEIYLQGLSGVVPTLPMVFEELERRAQGALPASVWSYVAGGAGDEATQRANVAAFQTWGLIPRMLVGAVERDLSVELWGRRWPAPVFLAPIGVIGLCAQSGHGDLETARAAARADVPMVASTLTVDPLEDVAAELGETPGFFQLYTPKDRELAESLVARAERAGFAGIVVTLDTWVTGWRPRDLATSNFPQLRGHCLANYFTDPRFRAMLGAEPAETAQAAVLQWATTFGHSVTWDDLAWLRSLTDLPLILKGIQHPDDARRARDAGADGIYCSNHGGRQANGGLPAIQCLPDVVEAAGDLPVLFDSGVRSGADVVKALALGASAVGIGRPYAYGLALGGVDGIVHVLRTLLAEADLIMAVDGYPALADLTPDALRRVALP; translated from the coding sequence GTGGGGCTTCCTCAGCCGTTTGGGGACTTTCAGCTTGAGATCTACCTGCAGGGGCTGAGCGGGGTCGTTCCGACGCTGCCGATGGTGTTCGAGGAGCTTGAACGCCGGGCCCAGGGCGCGTTGCCGGCGTCGGTCTGGTCGTATGTGGCCGGCGGCGCGGGCGACGAGGCGACGCAGCGGGCCAACGTGGCGGCGTTCCAGACCTGGGGGCTGATCCCGCGGATGCTGGTCGGCGCGGTCGAGCGGGACCTGTCCGTCGAGCTGTGGGGCCGGCGCTGGCCGGCGCCGGTGTTCCTCGCGCCGATCGGGGTCATCGGGCTGTGCGCGCAGAGCGGCCACGGCGACCTGGAGACGGCGCGGGCCGCCGCGCGGGCCGACGTCCCGATGGTCGCCTCGACGCTGACCGTCGACCCGCTGGAGGACGTCGCCGCCGAGCTGGGCGAGACTCCTGGCTTCTTCCAGCTCTACACGCCGAAGGACCGGGAGCTCGCGGAGAGCCTGGTCGCCCGGGCCGAACGCGCCGGCTTCGCCGGGATCGTCGTCACGCTGGACACCTGGGTCACCGGCTGGCGGCCCCGCGACCTGGCGACGTCGAACTTCCCGCAGCTACGTGGCCACTGCCTGGCGAACTACTTCACCGACCCGCGGTTCCGGGCGATGCTCGGCGCCGAGCCAGCCGAGACCGCGCAGGCGGCGGTGTTGCAGTGGGCCACGACCTTCGGGCATTCCGTCACCTGGGACGACCTGGCCTGGCTGCGCTCGCTCACCGATCTGCCGCTGATCCTCAAGGGCATCCAGCATCCGGACGACGCCCGCCGGGCCCGCGACGCCGGCGCCGACGGGATCTACTGCTCGAACCACGGCGGGCGGCAGGCCAACGGCGGGTTGCCCGCCATCCAGTGCCTGCCCGATGTGGTCGAGGCGGCCGGCGATCTGCCCGTCCTGTTCGACTCGGGCGTCCGCTCCGGTGCCGACGTCGTGAAGGCGCTCGCGCTCGGCGCGTCGGCGGTCGGGATCGGCCGGCCGTACGCCTACGGCCTGGCGCTCGGCGGCGTCGACGGCATCGTCCACGTGCTACGCACCTTGCTGGCCGAGGCCGACCTCATCATGGCGGTGGACGGCTATCCGGCGCTGGCCGACCTGACCCCCGACGCACTGCGCCGCGTCGCCCTTCCGTAG